The following proteins come from a genomic window of Candidatus Obscuribacter sp.:
- a CDS encoding tetratricopeptide repeat protein — translation MANFNTNFFLNLGDSPAVALLPLKFNQAALLPSLILVMQASTAYAKPAEVSTVAASGTSAPHPQMAVRRKKFVSEADAAHTIAENHYRHKRCDACIASCNESIKKFPRDHRFYVLKALSYDYMIQFDKAVETMELCVKTLPKNPQAYLEFGSLYLNANKYLESIPQFEKALKLQVDLPRAYHERSIALSATGRDKEAIDDMTKYIEYAPEKARGYQWRAATYRKIKQYKPAIADITKAMETSPGKRFEFLIERSDMYMCDKDYKKAIADIDRVLTINPQDDSLWLRKGQCLMELKDYKAAIEAYTKTAELSDSSTAYMARSKAYEKLGDKVRAAKDKAMAEKLLKEKDQEPL, via the coding sequence TTGGCAAACTTCAATACAAACTTTTTTCTCAATCTTGGAGACAGTCCTGCTGTCGCCTTACTGCCACTCAAGTTTAACCAAGCCGCACTACTACCGTCACTAATTTTAGTGATGCAAGCTAGCACAGCCTATGCCAAACCAGCCGAAGTGAGCACCGTAGCGGCCAGTGGTACAAGTGCGCCCCATCCTCAAATGGCAGTGAGACGCAAAAAATTTGTCAGCGAAGCAGATGCGGCACATACTATTGCTGAAAATCATTACCGCCACAAAAGATGCGATGCTTGCATTGCAAGCTGTAATGAGTCCATCAAAAAATTTCCACGTGACCATCGCTTTTACGTGCTCAAAGCCTTGAGTTACGACTACATGATCCAATTTGACAAAGCTGTCGAAACAATGGAACTCTGCGTCAAGACTTTGCCAAAAAATCCGCAGGCCTATCTCGAATTTGGCTCGCTCTATCTCAACGCCAATAAATACCTGGAGTCCATCCCCCAATTTGAAAAGGCGCTTAAGCTGCAAGTAGATTTGCCTCGCGCCTATCACGAGCGCTCAATTGCACTATCGGCCACAGGTAGAGATAAAGAAGCAATTGACGATATGACTAAATACATTGAATACGCCCCGGAAAAAGCGCGGGGATATCAGTGGCGAGCAGCGACCTATCGCAAAATCAAACAATATAAGCCAGCTATTGCTGACATCACAAAGGCGATGGAAACAAGTCCAGGCAAGCGTTTTGAGTTTTTGATTGAGCGCAGTGACATGTATATGTGCGATAAGGACTATAAAAAAGCAATTGCTGATATAGATAGAGTACTGACAATCAATCCCCAAGATGATTCACTCTGGCTGCGCAAAGGGCAGTGCCTGATGGAGCTAAAAGACTATAAAGCGGCAATAGAGGCTTATACAAAAACTGCTGAGTTGTCGGATTCGAGTACTGCATATATGGCACGCAGCAAAGCCTACGAAAAACTCGGCGACAAAGTACGAGCAGCCAAAGACAAAGCCATGGCCGAAAAACTTTTAAAAGAAAAGGATCAAGAGCCGCTTTAG
- a CDS encoding serine/threonine protein kinase: MFQRQPQSASKNAGASSRLRLMDGQVFAGKYYALEKIGHGQKSVVYRARPQDSAHTVALKLLLPSFAIDNALARAWQKESARGGKLDHPGLVKILDFGFDVPAKLSYIVMEYVEGVPLYELMQRHGKLDKETSISLIKQIAEALDTAHQAGFIHGDLNLANIIIAKDDGDNYQASIVDFGIIQITTAVAKKAKDTKTNLPRETKTNLPRESKTNLSPRTTDDGIPDISYQHKREGATLQSDIDAVSMIMCHLLLDVSTRTPPHFETMQALIAATNDPETIKVKAPTAIIGRSRIKPGTALMIAAMLGLLILIILIALALR; this comes from the coding sequence ATGTTTCAAAGGCAGCCACAGTCTGCGTCTAAAAATGCCGGGGCAAGCAGTCGCCTGAGGCTGATGGATGGTCAGGTATTTGCTGGCAAATACTACGCCCTCGAAAAAATCGGTCACGGACAAAAGTCTGTTGTATACAGAGCCCGCCCACAAGATAGCGCCCATACCGTAGCACTCAAACTGCTTTTACCCTCCTTTGCTATCGACAATGCTCTAGCTCGCGCCTGGCAAAAAGAATCAGCGCGAGGCGGCAAATTGGATCATCCCGGTCTGGTCAAAATCCTGGATTTTGGCTTTGATGTGCCCGCTAAACTCTCCTACATTGTGATGGAATACGTCGAAGGCGTGCCACTCTATGAACTGATGCAAAGGCATGGCAAGCTCGATAAAGAGACATCCATCTCATTAATCAAACAAATCGCCGAAGCACTGGATACGGCTCACCAGGCTGGCTTTATCCATGGTGACCTCAACCTTGCCAATATCATTATCGCCAAAGATGATGGGGACAATTATCAAGCTAGTATTGTTGACTTTGGCATCATCCAAATAACAACTGCCGTAGCAAAAAAGGCAAAAGATACCAAAACAAATTTGCCGCGGGAAACAAAAACAAATCTGCCCAGAGAGTCAAAAACCAATCTATCACCACGCACTACAGATGATGGCATACCCGATATAAGCTATCAACACAAAAGAGAAGGTGCCACACTGCAAAGCGACATAGATGCAGTGAGTATGATCATGTGTCATTTGCTCCTGGATGTCAGCACCAGAACACCGCCACACTTTGAGACTATGCAAGCTCTCATAGCGGCCACCAATGATCCAGAGACTATAAAAGTAAAAGCACCAACGGCTATTATCGGCAGGTCCAGGATAAAGCCAGGTACAGCGCTCATGATTGCTGCTATGCTAGGCTTATTGATCTTGATTATCCTGATTGCGCTTGCGCTTAGATAG